The Dehalobacter sp. genomic interval CATTGGGAAAAGAAGGAGATGCAAGTCGCTTTTTTATGGCCTATAATTTCAAATTGGCCTGGGAAAAAAATCCGACCGCAGAATATCCCGGAATATTAATTACAGCCCCCGAAAATAAAGATCCGGATATTTATGAATTGCTGAAACGTTATGTCGATGCCGGTTATACCTTCACGTGGCCCAATGAAAATTTCAGCAGGGGTGAGCTGATGACGGGAACCTTACCGGGGATGCAAATTGATTATCCGGATGGTGACTGGCCATCCCGATCAAAAGTATGGCAGGGATTTATTGATCATGTACGAACACTGAATGATTCTTCAGGGAAAGAGGTGCGATTAGTTTCCGATTGCAACGAAGATACCGATGGGTGGCCTTTCCTTTATATTCGGGGAGGGAGAAGAATGGTTGGAGAATACGTGATGACCCAGCATGATCTTCAGTTGCAAACCGACCCTCCAACTCCCATCGGTCTTGGATACTATAAGGTTGATATTTATCCAAACCGGTTGGTGGTTTTGGACGACGGAACATTGGCACACGAAGGAAATCTTTGGGAGCACGTCTCCCCCGGACCGTACCAGATTCCTTACGGCACCCTTATCCCAAAGAAAAAGGATTGCAAAAACCTGTTGGTTCCTTTGTGTATGTCAGCAAGTCACATCGCTTATTCTTCCATCCGGATGGAAGCTACTTATATGGTGATGGGCGAGTCTGCAGGTATTGCAGCCGCTCTTGCAATCCGCAACAATAAAGCGGTTCAGGACATCAATCGCACCGAGCTGACATCCATGTTGAAAAAATACGGACAAAAGCTCGAATGGGACGGCAAAGGATATCGTATGTGGCGATATAACATCTTTAGCACACCAATGGAGGAAGTAACCCGGTGGGATACTCATCCTGAGGAATATCAAAAGAAACCTGTTGAAACGCTTTGGAAATAGAAATATGAAAAATATCACGCTGACAATATTGTTATTACTGACCTTTAGTTTTCTGTATGGTCAAAATGTTATTCACGAAACCGAAGTCCTGGTTTACGGTGCAACTCCTTCGGGAATTATGGCTGCTATAACAGTAAAAAAGGCAGGTCATTCTGTAATTCTGGTTGAACAAAGCAGATGGGTTGGCGGAATTCTGGGCGCCGGACTAAAACCGGTTCAGGACATGCCAAATTATGAGGCAGTGGGAGGAACCACCCGCAAACTGATGCTGCAATTGGGAGTAAGGACAGATGACGACTCACTGAATATCGAAAAAGTCAGACAGCTAATCAGGGATAAAATCAGTCCCCGGTATGTAAGAGAAGATTTTTTAAAGTTGCTTAATGATTACAACGTACCTGTGATTTATGATCACAGGATTAGTCGAACCGTAAAAATAGGGCGTGAAGTAAAAGAGGCTTTTTTTGATCTGGCCCCGTTTGATGAGAATGGATGTCCTGTGCCCGTAGCCGAAAAAAATGATAATCTCCAGATTAAGTCTAAAATTTTTATTGATGCAAGTTATGATGGGGAATTGATGGCACGGTCGGGCGTTTCCAATCAAATTGGTAGAGAATCAGTTTTGGATTTTAATGAAAAATTGGCTGGAGTAAGGCCTTTGGACAATATCACCCCAATTAGTCCCTTTATTGTGCCGGATGATCCTAATAGCGGGCTATTGCCTATGATCGAGAATGATCATGGGAAACAACAGGGGGCGGGTGATCATTATACCCAGGCTTATAATTTCAGGTTTTATGTTACTTCCGATCCGGAACAGCGGATACCCATAACTCCTCCGGAAAATTACAGTGCTTTGGATTTTGAACTGGTTGGTCGTTATGTGGACTACATCAAAAAGACTTCAAAAGATGACAAGGAACTGATGGAAAGATTAAGCTGGATCTTTCCCGGTTGGCTCAATGCAGGCGAATACAATTATCAGCGAAGTTCTCTTATAACCAATGCTCCTCTTGGCATAAATCATCTTTATGCTGACGGGGATTATGCGACAAAAGCCCGTGTTTGGAAATTTTATCAGGATTATCTCCGTGGCCTCCATTATTTTTTATCCACGGATAAAAGGGTTCCAAAAGAATTCAGAGAAAAAACAGAAAATCTGGGTCTCGACAAATTTCATCATCCGGAAACGAATGGGTGGCCACATCAGTTGTATGTTCGTGTCAGCCGTCGTTTAATGGGGCTTTATACGATCACTGAACATGATGTTTACAACAAAACCCATGTTGAAGACCCTATCGGTCTGGCACAGTATGGCATTGATACTTACCCGGCCAGAAGGATATGGTTTGAACGAAACGATTCGGCATTTGTGGCCATTGAAGGGAATATGTTTGTTGGAGGGGGGGAGGGGCCTACGAATATACCCTACCCAATTTCCTATCGCGCCATTGTTCCTCAAAGGTATGAGTGTACAAATTTGCTGGTGCCTGTGTTGTTTTCTTCTTCACATCTGGGTTATGCTTCCGCCAGAATGGAACCAACCTTTATGATTGTCGGAGAATCTGCCGGAATAGCGGCAATTCGTGCCCTGGAAGAAAACGTACCCGTTCAGGATATTGACATGAACCTATATTTGAATAAATTGAAAGAAATTGGTCAGCGTCTGTACTGGGAATAAATCTTTGATGAGGTTTGTTGAAAATTAAATTTGTACAAAAACGAAAATTGAAAATGAATTCAAGAAGAAATTTTATCAGAGGACTGGCTGTGGGATCTTTAGGCCTTCATTACAGTTTTATTCCGGGCTCTCTTTCTAAAAGAAACTCAAATTCAAATAAATTGCCCGTTATCAATGAAGTTGATATTTGT includes:
- a CDS encoding FAD-dependent oxidoreductase; its protein translation is MKKLIVVYLLLLTFGKAFSSGKPVENTITTRMEADVCVYGASGPGIAAAVAVAREGYSVVIVEPCHKIGGLLGSGFRMQQDVPYADHLGGLTGAFYATDIAQPQPRHQQGAGKYNIEALQSMIDEYKNLIKVITDHRLASVKKSNGSIKEAVFEFAPPGKDGVPVPSRLSENLIHVSSFVFIDASYEGDLIAYAGVPYRVGKESKQEYGESLAGTVLSKKFPGVDPYKEKGNPKSGLLSCITPDPLGKEGDASRFFMAYNFKLAWEKNPTAEYPGILITAPENKDPDIYELLKRYVDAGYTFTWPNENFSRGELMTGTLPGMQIDYPDGDWPSRSKVWQGFIDHVRTLNDSSGKEVRLVSDCNEDTDGWPFLYIRGGRRMVGEYVMTQHDLQLQTDPPTPIGLGYYKVDIYPNRLVVLDDGTLAHEGNLWEHVSPGPYQIPYGTLIPKKKDCKNLLVPLCMSASHIAYSSIRMEATYMVMGESAGIAAALAIRNNKAVQDINRTELTSMLKKYGQKLEWDGKGYRMWRYNIFSTPMEEVTRWDTHPEEYQKKPVETLWK
- a CDS encoding FAD-dependent oxidoreductase produces the protein MKNITLTILLLLTFSFLYGQNVIHETEVLVYGATPSGIMAAITVKKAGHSVILVEQSRWVGGILGAGLKPVQDMPNYEAVGGTTRKLMLQLGVRTDDDSLNIEKVRQLIRDKISPRYVREDFLKLLNDYNVPVIYDHRISRTVKIGREVKEAFFDLAPFDENGCPVPVAEKNDNLQIKSKIFIDASYDGELMARSGVSNQIGRESVLDFNEKLAGVRPLDNITPISPFIVPDDPNSGLLPMIENDHGKQQGAGDHYTQAYNFRFYVTSDPEQRIPITPPENYSALDFELVGRYVDYIKKTSKDDKELMERLSWIFPGWLNAGEYNYQRSSLITNAPLGINHLYADGDYATKARVWKFYQDYLRGLHYFLSTDKRVPKEFREKTENLGLDKFHHPETNGWPHQLYVRVSRRLMGLYTITEHDVYNKTHVEDPIGLAQYGIDTYPARRIWFERNDSAFVAIEGNMFVGGGEGPTNIPYPISYRAIVPQRYECTNLLVPVLFSSSHLGYASARMEPTFMIVGESAGIAAIRALEENVPVQDIDMNLYLNKLKEIGQRLYWE